A portion of the Carya illinoinensis cultivar Pawnee chromosome 11, C.illinoinensisPawnee_v1, whole genome shotgun sequence genome contains these proteins:
- the LOC122282410 gene encoding uncharacterized protein LOC122282410 → MSSCQSNSATSTAFAPARSKDPAWSHARVVPRARNSAQCLYCSKIIRGGGVTRLRHHLGGISGDVEACKKVSDDIKWQMKELINEMKKNQEKKRKLSLEIGCGSLVDLTYDDVDVGDDEYEGGSQGPVHDSKGKGKGKGKEKVGGKSTGPFSRFFAPRTSPGSQPSIKSAMCSKEMIDKAKMTIANWWYDANLPFNASQSKFYQPAIDAIAAIGPGFKGPSLHELRGNLLKNSMTEVQNYLLDIKTSWRDSGCSLMADGWTNQRQQPIINFLVYCPKSTMFFKSIDTSGLRKDAETLFKIFDEVVQEVGVKNIVQFITDNDAIYKAAGKKLQQKYGSFFWSPCAAHCIDLMLENFCDPRHFPIIDETIKKARKITKFIYNHVWVLALMRKDFTKCHDLCRPTITRFATNFLSIQCLLLFKKELRQMFTCDKWIVSSYSKSNIEKEIAVIVLEDREFWTQCQFIVTISEPLVRVLRLVDGDEKPAMGYLYNAMEKAKENIKARLKNKVSAFMPFIRVIDARWDKQLYSPLHAAGCLLNPGIYFNPCFKSKNDVSRGFMTCVVKMEPDIDKQDEIIQQIDMYKNAYGDFGQPIAIRQREKNNPVFVRYNLKLRERNIKRGRDALDLINLENIDLMEKWVGEESELIDGEDLDWGSIEEPLASQNLEEVVNVGLDIDDDGGDNDIDENILSSFANVDPFCLIDENE, encoded by the exons atgtctAGTTGTCAATCAAATAGTGCTACCTCTACGGCATTTGCTCCTGCTAGATCAAAGGATCCAGCATGGTCCCATGCACGTGTAGTGCCAAGAGCAAGAAATAGTGCTCAATGTCTTTATTGTAGCAAAATCATTAGAGGTGGCGGAGTCACAAGGTTGAGGCACCATCTAGGTGGGATTTCAGGTGATGTAGAAGCATGTAAAAAAGTCTCTGATGATATAAAATGGCAAATGAAAGAGTTGatcaatgaaatgaaaaaaaaccaagagaagaaaagaaaactaagcTTAGAGATTGGATGTGGAAGCCTTGTAGATTTAACATATGATGATGTTGATGTTGGTGATGATGAGTATGAGGGAGGGAGTCAAGGACCCGTTCATGATTcaaaggggaaggggaaggggaaggggaaggagaaAGTAGGTGGAAAGTCAACAGGGCCATTTAGCAGATTTTTTGCTCCAAGAACAAGTCCTGGCTCTCAACCTTCTATTAAGAGTGCTATGTGTTCAAAGGAAATGATTGACAAAGCAAAAATGACTATAGCAAATTGGTGGTATGATGCTAATTTACCTTTCAATGCATCTCAATCTAAATTTTATCAACCAGCTATAGATGCTATAGCTGCCATCGGGCCAGGATTCAAGGGTCCTTCTTTACATGAGTTGAGAGGAAATTTGTTGAAGAATTCTATGACTGAGGTTCAGAATTATCTTTTAGATATTAAAACATCTTGGAGGGATAGTGGTTGTTCACTAATGGCAGATGGTTGGACAAATCAGAGGCAACAACCAATAATTAACTTTTTGGTTTATTGCCCAAAAAGTACAATGTTTTTTAAGTCTATTGATACATCGGGCCTTAGAAAAGATGctgaaacattatttaaaatttttgatgaAGTTGTTCAAGAAGTTGGGGTGAAGAATATTGTGCAATTCATAACAGACAATGATGCAATTTATAAGGCTGCAGGAAAAAAGTTACAGCAAAAGTATGGCTCTTTCTTTTGGTCCCCTTGTGCAGCTCATTGTATAGATTTGATGTTAGAGAATTTTTGTGATCCCAGACATTTTCCTATTATTGATGAAACTATAAAGAAGGCAAGGAAGATAACGAAATTCATTTATAACCATGTTTGGGTTTTGGCTTTGATGAGAAAGGACTTCACCAAATGTCATGATTTATGTCGCCCTACAATCACAAGGTTTgctacaaattttttaagtatccaATGCTTACTGTTGTTTAAGAAAGAGCTTCGACAAATGTTCACTTGTGATAAGTGGATTGTATCAAGTTATTCTAAAAGCAACATAGAGAAGGAGATAGCTGTGATTGTTCTAGAAGATAGAGAGTTTTGGACTCAATGTCAGTTTATTGTAACAATCAGCGAGCCTTTAGTTCGAGTACTACGACTTGTCGATGGGGATGAGAAGCCTGCAATGGGATACTTGTATAATGCAATGGAGAAAGCCAAAGAGAATAtaaaagcaagattgaagaacAAAGTTTCTGCATTTATGCCATTCATCAGGGTCATTGATGCTAGGTGGGATAAGCAGCTTTATAGTCCATTACATGCAGCAGGTTGTCTTCTTAATCCTGGAATTTACTTTAACCCTtgctttaaaagtaaaaatgatgTTTCTAGAGGGTTTATGACTTGCGTTGTAAAGATGGAACCTGATATTGATAAGCAAGATGAGATCATTCAACAAATTGACATGTATAAGAATGCATACGGTGATTTTGGACAACCTATAGCAATACGCCAGCGTGAAAAAAATAATCCAG tATTTGTTCGTTATAACTTGAAGCTCCGTGAGAG AAACATAAAGAGGGGAAGAGATGCTTTGGATCTAATCAATCTTGAGAATATTGACTTGATGGAGAAATGGGTAGGTGAAGAATCAGAGCTTATTGATGGAGAAGATTTGGATTGGGGAAGTATTGAGGAGCCATTAGCCTCACAAAATTTGGAAGAAGTTGTTAATGTTGGTCTTGatattgatgatgatggtggtgaCAATGACATTGACGAAAATATTTTGAGTAGCTTTGCTAATGTTGATCCTTTTTGTCTTATTGATGAAAATGAATGA
- the LOC122281612 gene encoding rab GTPase-activating protein 22-like → MLTDEKYLMRALRRSHTSSPPSSSPNSSSPPSSSSSLSWVHLRSVLLVVAHSSSSAASSSSSSTSTDRANLKSPWSRRRRKHALLPKQWKSFFTPDGKLSDGGVKFLKKVRGGSVDPSIRTEVWPFLLGVYDINSSQKERDLVNIQKRKEYDKLRKRCLQILKYSEETLKLKEASGNRSNEGSGDFSQVLDSPSLEDVVSASRSLLTEGGSPLAEDGQSVCGHALQSYDSSLEEEGDKSGLTCEDASAGDTETTDSDSSEEPEDVQPLLANKLSEETGLDERAKVNTYAFDPENKSPSNAESKSKSHTAEDFANWQRIIRLDAVRANDEWFIYSPSQAAVSEIQAHQLAESAGLKDYDHLEPCRVFHAARLVAILEAYAIYDPEIGYCQGMSDLLAPIITVFEEDHEAFWCFVGFMKKARHNFRLDEVGIQRQLNIVSKIIKRKDIHLYRHLEKLQAEDCFFVYRMVVVLFRRELSFEQTLCLWEVIWADQAAIRAGIAKSAWGRIRLRAPPNDDLLLYAIAACVLQRRKLIIEKYSCMDEIMKECNSMAGRLDVWKLLDDAHDLVVTLHDKI, encoded by the exons atGCTTACAGACGAGAAATACTTGATGAGAGCCCTACGGCGAAGTCACACTTCTTCGCCGCCTTCGTCGTCGCCAAATTCCTCTTCACCACCATCGTCGTCGTCATCTTTGTCGTGGGTTCATTTGCGATCGGTCTTGTTAGTCGTTGCTCACTCCTCCTCCTCCGCCGCCTCGTCTTCGTCCTCATCAACTTCCACTGATCG GGCTAATCTTAAATCGCCTTGGTCACGTAGGAGAAGAAAACATGCCCTTCTACCAAAACAATGGAAGAGTTTCTTTACACCAGATGGAAAGCTCAGTGATGGTGGGGTCAAATTTTTGAAGAAAGTTCGTGGTGGG AGTGTTGATCCAAGTATTAGAACGGAGGTTTGGCCTTTCCTTCTTGGAGT CTATGACATTAACAGTTCCCAGAAAGAAAGAGATTTGGTTAACATACAGAAAAG AAAAGAATATGATAAGCTGCGGAAGCGATGCCTGCAGATTTTAAAATACAGTGAGGAGACTCTTAAGCTGAAGGAAGCTTCTGGGAACCGCAGCAATGAGGGCAGTGGGGATTTTAGTCAGGTTCTAGATTCTCCTAGCTTAGAAGATGTGGTCAGTGCCAGTAGGTCCCTTTTGACTGAGGGAGGAAGCCCATTGGCTGAGGATGGCCAATCTGTCTGTGGTCATGCCCTCCAATCCTACGATTCATCTTTGGAAGAAGAAGGTGATAAGAGTGGACTGACTTGTGAAGATGCCTCTGCCGGAGACACGGAGACGACCGATTCTGACTCTTCAGAAGAACCTGAGGACGTGCAACCTTTACTTGCCAACAAATTATCTGAAGAGACTGGCCTTGATGAGCGTGCCAAGGTGAATACATATGCATTCGATCCAGAAAACAAGTCTCCCTCTAATGCTGAAAGCAAGTCGAAATCCCACACAGCTGAAGATTTTGCTAATTGGCAAAGAATCATCCGTCTTGATGCTGTGCGGGCAAATGATGAATGGTTTATTTACTCACCATCTCAGGCTGCAGTGTCAGAGATCCAAGCTCACCAGTTAGCAGAGAGTGCTGGGTTGAAGGATTATGATCACTTGGAGCCATGCAGGGTTTTCCATGCTGCTCGCCTGGTTGCTATCCTGGAAGCCTATGCAATCTATGATCCTGAGATTGGTTACTGCCAAGGAATGAGTGATCTACTTGCTCCAATAATCACAGTGTTTGAGGAGGACCATGAAGCCTTTTGGTGCTTTGTGGGTTTCATGAAAAAAGCTCGACATAATTTCCGGCTTGATGAGGTGGGAATCCAGAGGCAGCTGAATATTGTTTCCAAGATTATCAAGCGCAAGGATATTCATCTCTACAGGCACCTGGAGAAGCTTCAAGCTGAGGATTGCTTTTTTGTGTACAGGATGGTGGTGGTTCTCTTCCGAAGGGAGTTAAGCTTTGAGCAGACGCTGTGCCTGTGGGAGGTAATCTGGGCTGATCAGGCGGCAATTAGAGCAGGGATTGCCAAGTCAGCTTGGGGTAGAATAAGGTTGAGAGCCCCTCCTAATGACGATTTGTTGCTTTACGCGATAGCAGCCTGCGTGCTGCAAAGGAGGAAGCTCATAATAGAGAAGTACAGCTGCATGGACGAAATTATGAAGGAATGCAATAGCATGGCCGGCCGTCTGGATGTTTGGAAGCTTCTTGATGATGCTCATGATTTAGTAGTCACCCTCCATGACAAGATTTAG